One part of the Rutidosis leptorrhynchoides isolate AG116_Rl617_1_P2 chromosome 1, CSIRO_AGI_Rlap_v1, whole genome shotgun sequence genome encodes these proteins:
- the LOC139901014 gene encoding uncharacterized protein, which translates to MLQRKSVRPERLDNVKYPDEHEDIWFHFQNNFSIRFGRREFCLVTGFLFSSRTDMAHYIPKNYDVQTAPIRRRLFKGFKDSQNVLISDVEKMLLKSDHRRISDDDVVRLAIILIVERGFMGKQGIHVANKKFLWLVEELSRVNQYPWGSRIWEPTYEAVSEGFVIRESQLESGKAYTLAGFMWAFKIWILESYRRTIKPFAKKTDKNGVPRALFWKRSSAESFGMSEYLKLLHIQDECPKKKRPFRGLQPTETEQSCQWWIQSDVYFRGGKVPEDEIEVEVQDDEVDTDDPVVDGSEQTHHKHSTEDVYTEGLHDLAFFRARFDTQEPPPPTPPVEIQVD; encoded by the exons ATGCTTCAAAGGAAGAGTGTGCGGCCGGAAAGACTGGATAATGTTAAGTACCCCGATGAGCATGAGGATATATGGTTTCATTTTCAGAACAATTTTTCGATTAGATTTGGTCGCCGTGAATTTTGTCTTGTGACGGGTTTTTTGTTTAGTAGccggacggacatggcacattacatcccgAAGAATTATGATGTCCAGACCGCACCTATTAGACGACGtttatttaagggttttaaagattcTCAAAATGTTTTGATTAGTGATGTTGAAAAGATGCTTTTAAAATCTGATCACCGCCGTATTAGTGACGATGATGTGGTGCGATTAGCAATTATCTTGATTGTAGAGAGAGGTTTTATGGGTAAACAAGGGATCCATGTTGCGAATAAAAAGTTTTTATGGCTAGTCGAAGAGTTATCGCGTGTTAATcagtacccatgggggtctcgtatttgggaGCCAACTTACGAAGCGGTTAGTGAAGGCTTTGTTATTCgtgaaagccaattagagagtggaAAGGCGTACACTTTGGCGGGATTTATGTGGGCTTTCAAG atttggattctcgagtcttaccgtcgtaccattaaacCGTTTGCAAAAAAGACtgacaagaatggagtaccgagggctcttttttggaagcgttcatctgcCGAGTCATTTGGAATGTCTGAATACCTTAAACTCCTACATATTCAG GATGAGTGTCCCAAGAAAAAGAGACCTTTTCGTGGTCTGCAGCCAACTGAAACAGAACAGAGTTGTCAATGGTGGATTCAGAGTGACGTGTACTTTAGAGGAGGAAAGGTACCAGAAGATGAGATCGAGGTTGAGGTCCAGGATGATGAAGTTGATACAGATGATCCAGTTGTTGATGGGTCTGAGCAGACACACCACAAGCATTCAACAGAAGATGTTTATACAGAGGGCCTTCACGAT CTTGCGTTTTTTCGTGCACGTTTTGATACACAAGAACCGCCGCCACCAACTCCACCAGTAGAGATTCAGGTTGATTGA